The sequence below is a genomic window from Phyllostomus discolor isolate MPI-MPIP mPhyDis1 chromosome 11, mPhyDis1.pri.v3, whole genome shotgun sequence.
AGCGATTTTGCTTAACACAGACattgtataaaataaattaaaaggagggagcagggaaagCTTTTCTGGTAAATATGATGCAAACATACAACTTTCCCTTATCAGTGGTAGTTCCACGAATGACCATTTTACCCACGGGAGAACGTGAAAGGCTGACAGAGGATCAGAAATTTCCCTTATAAATAGAAACAGGATTCAAAAAATGAGATTTCAACATCGTTTCCTCCCACAATGCAACTCTTTAACTATCTGCAACTCTTTAtcataaatgcaattaaaaatcgTATCTTAAAAACCTGTTTTTATGCCCTTACCTTAAAGTTCAACAAAAAATTCTTCAAACAATTGAGAAGAAAAGCACTCCTTTGTAGCAattccataaaataattttcaattcaCAGAACATCTGCTTACTGGCAAAACCAGCAACCCTTAGGGAGGGTACGGGCATTAATACCTGGCCCTTCTGAGGTATAAATGCAGCTAGATTTGCGCTGAGTATATAGCCTATAAGGTATGCCAACAGTCTAAATGTTTGCATAAAATTGGGAGTGATGTCATCCTGACTGATTGAAAACttacttttataactttttgtAACAatgaaggttaaataattttaaaagacatactTTAGCCCAATAAAGCCAGAAGAAATCTAATTTCTAACCAATGTGAACagttattacatttaaaaaatgtttaacattgcatattgatttaaaacaaaaagtgaacaaggaaaacacataaatatttaaattcagcAGGACACCACAAAAGCATACTATAGATAAGTGTGAAATCAGTCAAACTTTCCAAAAGAGAAAATCCTTTAATCCTTTAGCAAGTCTCTGTGAACACAGTATGCTTACAACGCGCGCGCGTGAGAGGGGAGCACCTCGAACACCCCCGAGAGGCCTGCCACCCCGCTCGGCAGCGCTGCCCCGTCTCCTGTGTGCGCGCGCGGAGGGCCGACCAACCACAAGAAGTCCACCTGACAGCAGTTCCGCAGTCAGTCTCTTTCACCACTGCTGCCAGCTGAAGTCGTCGTTGCTCCCAAAGACCAAGAAAAAGCCCAGTATAGTTGCAAAGATGACTGTGTTTCCTGTGAGAACAAGTGCGCAAGCTCCCCACTCAATCTACGGAAACAAGATATAAATGCTCAGTTAACAGACAtaggaaaaccaaagaaaatgaaaaacaaatcaaggCTCTAGTCATATGCCAATCGTAATCTACAACAAGTAAGATTTATAATAGTAACTTTCACATTATTGAGGGAAGAGAATcgaaaattttctttaaagtacCACAGGTGAAAACACACTCATGTACGTCCTTTTAAAGGGGCAAGCGGAGTGAGCACCCTCTCCACGGGGAGGGGTGGCCAGTCCCCACTCTCTGCTCCCCGGAGATGGAAGAGTGAATCTGGTCGGGGAGTTGGAGAGGAAGAGCCGAGTATAAGTAACCCGCCTTCTCTTTTGTACTTTTGTACTTTCCCACCTGCAAAGAACCCACGATCTCCTTGGATCCTCACGGTTCAAGCTGTCCAGGGCAGGCCTACGGCTGTGCAGCACCAGGCTGATGAGCTGTCACGCCCAATTCTGACAGCAAAGTATTGGTGAGCCAACGGTGCTGCAGACCCGAGCCATGCTCTCCAGTGTAATTTTTACCAGTTAACCACAACAAAAGTTTGTTTTAAGTCTCTATCCTCGAGGCTTCCACGTCTTTTATCTCCCTTTTTTATGTCGTTTTAACAAAAACTTTTTCCTGAGAAGAACTTTACATTAGTGAAGAATGTATTCACTTACCAGGTGCGCTCTGGCAAATACAATAGGGAGTCCAAAAGCTGAGACAACAATGCCTGTTGTAAGAAATATGGCGAGTTCCTTACAGGCATTACTCATAGCATCTGTATCATCCACTAGTCTTCTCGCTATGCAGTATGGGATAGGTGAAAGGAtgtaaaaaaacagaacaaagaggggCCAGTATtggctggaaaaagaaaaacgaGTTAATGTAGTTTTTGCTATGTCATTTCCCTacatataaaatatgctttaaaaaatgaggaccaAAGGAATATGGCAATGTATAGAACATGATCTAGCTTAAAAATAAGCTATAACCCGAACACTACAATGAGGAACATTTAGAATCAGAGTATTCCTAGTGTCAATTATGATACAATtagtgaaatatttattctattaaaagaaaatgctttaaaaattacaacGGTTGGAAACAAGGccctaaatttaaaatattttcatttttggttaTAAATAAAGAGGCATATGGAGAATGGGGATATCACAGtgagttttaaaattcataattcaTGTCCTTAACTGCAAGGATATCCTGCCTTAGCATAAAGCTGGAATGCCTCCAAGCTCTTCTTAGGTCACTAGGAACTCCCAAAATACTGGAATCAAGATAGGGGAAATGAACTGAAAGTAATATTGAAAAGTTTCAGCCAGAATATAtaatttatcacaataaaaatagatGGCTTTTAGTTTATAGTCTAGCTATTGTAATGCCACTTCTTCGTTATGCTAATATAACTCTAAGTTAAGGTAAGACGGTACCACTGAGGGGAACTGTGAAGAGTTCGGGGGGCTGCTCTGTGCTGTTTTTGCAAATTCTTCAGAGTCCATAATTATCTCACaatcaaaagttaaaaaaggatAGACAGCCTTTAAAATTACCATAGATAAAATACACATCAGAGTGGAGATGTGCTTATACTTACAGGCTTTTGACAAAGATTTATCTACATTTTTACTAAAAatcttttcctaaatattttgagAATAGAACAAATTACAAATGAATACATgcttaagaaaagaaatttaaacaacAGAAGAGCACAAAAAGTGAAAACTCAAAGTTGCCCACATCTCccgtttttttctttctgagtctcattTTGAGCTTTTTGTGGGTCCTTCCATACAGAAAAACTCCATAAACATATACCActtttttcggactataagatgcaccccccaaatttgggaggaaaagtggGGGGGgccttatagtccgaatgtagcttacctgggcAGTGGTGgcctatgttattaaatattttgccacattttttgcttcaaaattttccccctattttcc
It includes:
- the LEPROTL1 gene encoding leptin receptor overlapping transcript-like 1; amino-acid sequence: MAGIKALISLSFGGAIGLMFLMLGCALPIYNQYWPLFVLFFYILSPIPYCIARRLVDDTDAMSNACKELAIFLTTGIVVSAFGLPIVFARAHLIEWGACALVLTGNTVIFATILGFFLVFGSNDDFSWQQW